The genomic DNA ATTCGATTAATCTTGCATGACAATCTATTGTGTTGAGATGTGTCTTATTTATGATTTCTTTTTTGCAGCGCAACAAAATGACATCTACTTTGATAAACAAGTGAAGACTGTAATTTGGTGTACGGTGGGAGTAGAGGAGCAAAAGAAATGTCTAGCGTTTGCCAATGCAACTCACAATGATACCAGTCGGTTTGGTTACGATTTTATCAACATTCAATGTAAACAGGtaaaatcttcattttattactATAAATTCTTTTTCGTATGTGTTTCCTTTGTGATTTTTTGCTAGTTATATGGTAATGGtttcataaatgaaaatagGCTAGATGATaatctagtaataataatatcgagtaacctggctggctcaggtctgtgTCAACTTTTCAGGTAGCAACTAATGAATTTCAGGGCCTGAAGCATAACAGAACGACTGCTTTTTGGGCAACCGGAAACGACGACTTAATGTGTCCATccaaaacacgggagtggctcAAAAAAATGATCATTGTTGTAGCCAAATTAGTTTCCAAAGTGGTCTGGCAATAGCCTTATACCGGATGTTTCAAAAGAATGAccaaattttaaacagttatatctattttcaaaaaatgtgccCGCAagccaattttacatcaaattactcacagaagtatcaagtttatgataatatattataggcCTGTGTTCTGTGCCCTctttttgaggctcggacgacatctaaacggtagccaaattcatgcCAGACTGTTCGtaagatgtcttctcggactgtagctactgcaacAGTGATCCTGGTTTttagtccgagaagacatcttgcgaacagtctggcatgaatttggctaccgtctagatgtcgtccgagcctcaaaaagAGGGCACAGAACACAGgcctataatatattatcataaacttgatacttctgtgagtaattggatgtaaaattggtttgtgtgtatcattttaaaaagaaatataactgtttaaaattggatcattctttttgaaacattcTGTATATATCAAACAAATCAATTTATCGCCACAGACAAACACTTTACAATTTGTATCGGCCACGTCAATATTACAAACTATATTAGAGATCATACAACAATAGCAATTACCTAAAAATCTAGATAGACTCCATGTtaacattaaaatattatagaatgtCCTAGTCATGGCGGCGAGGACCGGAAAAGTAAATCTAAAGTAAAAGTGTCCTCCAAGTTTCGATGGGTCATGATGTCagaaaatataggcctacaggtCGAAAAGTTGATCTCGTTTTCTGACTTTCAGTTTTAGTGTCTTTTGATCTATGTTTTCATTTATGCGTGATGATTCTAATACTACCAAATAATACTTTTAGCGcttatgaaaatttttacaCTTGCAGGCTGAGAACGTTTGAACACTTACATAAGAGCATGAAGTATTCTTTCGTATTCTTTCAAATCATTAGGCATAAACGAAAAACGCAGTTTGGATGGTATTACTTTCCTCTGTGATGGTGATCAAGCCTCGTCTGGAAACATTATACTTGCCCTATAAACCGATATTTCCTGGTCGCGTAACGTAATATACTGCTAGCCTAGTTGGTTATATCATGGAATAAAGCCAAGCTAGTAAGTTGAGTGGATTTTTCATGTTCTCATTCATCAGGTTTACCTGTATGCTGTATCTGAAATTTTGTCACTTGAaaactatattaatttatttccaaCATTTTGAAAAGTATGTGTATTTTAATACTAAAGATCTCAATTATTCATCTTTATTTTCAGGCTTTCAACAAAGATGAATGCATGACGATGCTTGATGAGTTGAAGGCTCATATTACGAATCTTGATGCTGGTGAAGTTTTCATTGGTGGCAGATATCACAGTCTAATACCCATCATGCAAGAAGTGTATCCTGGTTAGTCATTTCTTTCAcccttatcaatatttatactctattaaaatatttactACCTCATTAATTATCTTACCTGATAGAGATCTAACCTTCTGTAGTTGAATCCTCATTATCTTCAAGCTCTGAAGATCTCTGAATAATTATTGgttccaattttcaagtctATTCAATTGTATTCTTTCGATTCTTCTTATAATATCCTTTGTCTGTATTAACtacttctaaattcaaaatgacattgttttcttttttgtagTGTAAATCTGAATTCCCATATATATCAGTGAACGTGAACAGTAGGCTacatgagaatattatttccatAAGCTCTAATGGGATTATTCATATTCGCGTAGCTGTGCTGAGTGAAACACTCCAATCAGAAgtcatggaaattatattctcATAGTGCATGGGTCACGTTTACTGTCACTGATATCTGGGAATTCTGCTTTTATCGTTAAGTaggataataattaatagtttttatagtattaataattattcgaaATGTACTCATATTTTTGGTATTTGATCTCTTGTCCCTGTTGCACAAAAACTGGTtacattttaaccgtgattaatttcacaagaaccaatcagataaggcctttttgataagacggcttctctgatggGATCTCGTGaaactaatcacggttaaaatttaaccagctttcgTGTAACCGGCACTTTGTTGCTTTTTCCGCAAGTGTTAAGTACTCGATTtaatgaatatataataataagtagTATTTAATATTCCACATGACTTATAAATGATATCTCAATCGTCTTTGTTTCAAGTAATATTCAAGTCATAATTACGTCAAGTTATcaactattaaaaaaataataagacactgatgttgtcaataacactatttttataaaaaatatagtggtatatttgaatagatttcaaaatatattcctGTATAACCACAACATCTTCTCCCCTACAATCagtttatttatgattataagtAAATTTGAATCAAATGTTATAAAGTGGGAAATCATTACCTTCTTTCTGGACcagtatatgaataaaaatttggggGAAGAACAGCTTTGGGCTGTGCTTTTGGTCctccaattatttcaatgaataattgtgtatcttgaatcaataaattaatttatttcacatttatttatttattttctacaaaCAAGTACAGATCGGGGAAGAAAAACTAAGAactaaggataataataataatatcgtgtgacctggctggctcaggtctggtgttagagttttcaggtcgcaactgatcaatttcagggcctctgaaaTGACCTaaagactgctttttaggcaaccgggaccgacgacctaacgtgtccatccgaaaaactaaggatacctGTATTatctttctcccaaatttaggtaacctAACATTGAacagtccgaaatagggttatatTATCTTCTAGgttttttaattatgaatttattattcaactattGTTATGTTTGCAGGTAATCTACTCCATTATTACTCTGTAGCAGTGGTTAAAAAAGGAACACTGGCTGATGTTACCAACCTGAGGCAGTTGAGAGGAAAGAAAGCATGTTTTCCAGAGGTTGGCTCACAAGCCGGCTGGGTCATTCCAGTGCACACTGTAAGTAATAGTCAGATTCACTTTCGACTGTTAGCATTGGCTGTTGCCGCCGAATGTCGGCCGATATTCATCGCCACACGTCTCAGAACGTCCTCAGATTGGATAATAGCTGATTCTCAGCCAGTAGGAGGACATTCTGGATGTCGACCGTTGATCTAAAAGTGTGAACACATTTAATGGTAGAATGTGTAGCATTAATGTAAAAAGAGACGCTTGCAGTGCATCTCACTATGATCAAACTACACAACATATTCCATCTCTTCAGTGTTTATGCTGTGTTATGTCTTTTCTGTGATGAAGCTCTGATGTTATACTGTATTCTGTGATAATACtattttctaatattaataaaaacaatataaaacttgtagtacccttttattaaaacactgaataaagtagcccttatatcaaatcaaatatttttttattgttaataaataacaaatatatgTATTGACAACGTCAATGTAACATAGAGCTAAGTTAAAACATTACAcattaaaattttgcatatgacaatacaaaataataaattagaaaagtAGTACAGGCATTCTTTACAACCCTGAAAGTTACATTTGTATTTTCAAAGAACTCCTAAATACTATAGAAAGGATTTCAACCAGCCAAACATCcaattttcttaaaaatactttttgatTGTAAGAGTATTTACTAATGCTA from Nilaparvata lugens isolate BPH unplaced genomic scaffold, ASM1435652v1 scaffold6091, whole genome shotgun sequence includes the following:
- the LOC120356186 gene encoding ovotransferrin-like, which encodes MKSNVAFNTILFCFVCALYLCLAQQNDIYFDKQVKTVIWCTVGVEEQKKCLAFANATHNDTSRFGYDFINIQCKQAFNKDECMTMLDELKAHITNLDAGEVFIGGRYHSLIPIMQEVYPGNLLHYYSVAVVKKGTLADVTNLRQLRGKKACFPEVGSQAGWVIPVHTVSNSQIHFRLLALAVAAECRPIFIATRLRTSSDWIIADSQPVGGHSGCRPLI